One genomic segment of Rhizobium viscosum includes these proteins:
- the hemE gene encoding uroporphyrinogen decarboxylase produces the protein MSEMRRKIMRVLDGEILTPPPLWLMRQAGRYLPEYRETRAKAGSFLDLCYSPDHAVEVTLQPIRRYGFDAAILFSDILVIPDAMKRNVRFTEGHGPEMDPIDETGIASLNGESVVDYLQPVLETVKRLRNELPYETTLLGFCGAPWTVATYMIAGHGTPDQAPARLFAYKHPRAFEHLLMLIADVSADYLVAQIDAGADAVQIFDSWAGVLGEKEFEAFAIRPVARMIASIRARRPQARIIAFAKGAGYMLKAYRQKTGADAIGLDWSVPLAFAAELQKDGPVQGNLDPMRVVAGGRSLEEGIDDILQALGNGPLIFNLGHGITPQADPENVRLLVERVRGRGSA, from the coding sequence TTGAGCGAAATGCGCCGGAAAATTATGCGGGTTCTTGACGGTGAGATCCTGACGCCTCCTCCCCTCTGGCTCATGAGACAGGCAGGTCGCTATCTGCCGGAGTACAGGGAAACGCGTGCGAAGGCGGGAAGTTTCCTCGATCTCTGTTATTCACCTGATCATGCCGTTGAGGTCACACTTCAGCCGATACGCCGCTATGGCTTTGATGCAGCCATCCTGTTTTCCGACATCCTGGTCATCCCTGATGCGATGAAGCGCAATGTGCGCTTTACCGAGGGGCATGGTCCTGAGATGGATCCGATCGACGAGACGGGTATCGCCAGCCTGAATGGCGAAAGTGTTGTCGATTACCTGCAGCCGGTCCTGGAGACGGTGAAGCGTCTGAGGAATGAGCTGCCGTACGAGACAACCCTCCTTGGCTTCTGCGGCGCGCCCTGGACGGTTGCAACCTATATGATTGCCGGTCATGGCACGCCGGATCAGGCGCCTGCTCGCCTCTTCGCCTACAAGCATCCGCGCGCCTTCGAACACCTGCTGATGCTGATTGCGGATGTTTCTGCCGACTATCTCGTGGCACAGATCGATGCGGGCGCTGATGCGGTGCAGATCTTCGATTCCTGGGCGGGTGTTCTCGGCGAGAAGGAATTTGAAGCTTTCGCAATCCGTCCCGTGGCGCGGATGATCGCTTCGATCAGGGCACGGCGACCGCAGGCGCGGATCATCGCCTTTGCCAAAGGTGCGGGCTACATGCTCAAGGCTTACCGGCAGAAGACCGGAGCAGATGCGATCGGGCTCGACTGGTCCGTACCTCTTGCCTTTGCGGCCGAGCTGCAGAAGGACGGGCCAGTGCAGGGCAATCTCGATCCAATGCGTGTCGTGGCTGGCGGCCGTTCGCTGGAGGAAGGTATAGACGATATTCTTCAGGCGCTCGGAAACGGGCCGCTGATCTTCAATCTCGGTCATGGCATCACGCCGCAAGCGGATCCGGAGAATGTACGCCTTCTTGTCGAACGCGTACGTGGCAGAGGGTCTGCGTGA
- a CDS encoding pyruvate, water dikinase regulatory protein: MENRTNFFHLHLISDSTGETLISAGRAASAQFKSSQPIEHVYPLIRNRKQLMPVLQAIDNEPGIVLYTIVDPELASIIDERCAEMGVASVNVLEPVIGAFQIYLGAPSRRRVGAQHVMNAGYFARIEALNFTMDHDDGQMPEDYNEADVVIVGISRTSKTPTSIYLANRGIKTANIPIVYGVPLPEALATATKPLIVCLIATTDRISQVRENRLLGSTPGFDREHYTDRAAISEELKYARSLCARHNWPMIDVTRRSIEETAAAIVALRPKLR, encoded by the coding sequence GTGGAGAACAGAACGAACTTCTTCCATCTGCATCTGATTTCTGACTCGACCGGCGAGACTCTGATCTCCGCCGGCCGTGCCGCCTCGGCTCAGTTCAAATCTTCTCAGCCGATCGAACACGTCTATCCGCTGATCAGAAACCGCAAGCAGTTGATGCCGGTGCTTCAGGCAATCGACAATGAACCTGGCATTGTTCTCTACACGATCGTCGATCCGGAGCTTGCCAGCATCATTGACGAACGCTGCGCGGAAATGGGCGTGGCCTCGGTCAATGTTCTGGAGCCGGTTATCGGCGCGTTCCAGATCTATCTCGGCGCTCCCTCCAGAAGGCGGGTAGGCGCTCAGCACGTGATGAATGCCGGCTACTTCGCGCGCATCGAAGCGCTGAATTTCACCATGGACCATGACGACGGTCAGATGCCGGAGGACTACAATGAAGCCGATGTCGTCATCGTCGGCATCAGCCGCACGTCGAAGACGCCGACCAGCATCTATCTCGCAAATCGTGGCATCAAGACTGCTAATATCCCGATCGTCTATGGCGTGCCTTTGCCCGAGGCATTGGCGACAGCGACCAAACCGCTGATCGTCTGCCTCATCGCCACCACGGATCGGATTTCTCAGGTTCGCGAAAATCGTCTGCTCGGATCAACACCGGGTTTCGACCGCGAGCACTATACCGACCGTGCAGCAATCTCGGAGGAGCTGAAATATGCACGCTCTCTTTGTGCCCGGCATAACTGGCCAATGATCGACGTCACCCGGCGCTCGATCGAGGAAACGGCAGCAGCGATCGTTGCCCTGCGCCCGAAGCTGCGTTAA
- the secB gene encoding protein-export chaperone SecB: MADDNNSNGNGAASPTLSILAQYVKDLSFENPGAPRSLQARDKAPAININVNVNANPLSETDFDVVLSLIAEAKEGDKTVFHTELVYGGVFRVAGFPQEHMLPVLFIECPRMLFPFARQIIADVTRNGGFPPLMIDPIDFAQMFAQRVAEEQARSKVQAVPN, from the coding sequence ATGGCAGACGACAACAACAGCAACGGCAACGGCGCAGCGAGCCCGACCCTTTCGATCCTTGCCCAGTACGTCAAGGATCTTTCCTTCGAAAACCCGGGCGCACCCCGCTCCCTTCAGGCCCGCGACAAGGCACCGGCGATCAACATCAATGTGAACGTCAATGCCAATCCGCTGTCCGAAACGGATTTCGATGTCGTGCTTTCGCTGATCGCTGAAGCCAAGGAAGGCGACAAGACGGTCTTCCATACCGAGCTCGTCTATGGCGGCGTCTTCCGCGTTGCCGGCTTCCCTCAGGAGCACATGCTGCCGGTTCTCTTCATCGAGTGCCCGCGCATGCTCTTCCCGTTTGCCCGCCAGATCATTGCTGACGTCACCCGCAACGGTGGTTTCCCGCCGCTGATGATCGACCCGATCGATTTCGCGCAGATGTTCGCACAGCGCGTTGCCGAAGAGCAGGCCCGTTCCAAGGTTCAGGCCGTTCCGAACTAA
- the rho gene encoding transcription termination factor Rho yields the protein MAEMKLQELKSKSPTDLLAFAESLEVENASTMRKQELMFAILKVLASQDIEIIGEGVVEVLQDGFGFLRSANANYLPGPDDIYISPSQIRRFSLKTGDTVEGPIRGPKEGERYFALLKVNTINFDDPEKIRHKVHFDNLTPLYPNERFKMELDVPTSKDLSPRVIDLVAPLGKGQRGLIVAPPRTGKTVLLQNIAHSITANHPECYLIVLLIDERPEEVTDMQRSVRGEVISSTFDEPAVRHVQVAEMVIEKAKRLVEHGRDVVILLDSITRLGRAYNTVVPSSGKVLTGGVDANALQRPKRFFGAARNIEEGGSLTIIATALIDTGSRMDEVIFEEFKGTGNSEIVLDRKVADKRIFPAMDILKSGTRKEDLLVPRQDLQKIFVLRRILAPMGTTDAIEFLIDKLKQTKNNGDFFDSMNT from the coding sequence ATGGCTGAAATGAAGCTTCAGGAACTTAAGAGTAAATCCCCGACGGATCTTCTGGCTTTTGCCGAATCGCTCGAGGTCGAGAATGCGAGCACGATGCGTAAGCAGGAGCTCATGTTTGCAATCCTCAAGGTTCTTGCCAGCCAGGATATCGAAATCATCGGCGAAGGCGTCGTTGAAGTCCTGCAGGATGGTTTCGGGTTTCTGCGCTCCGCAAATGCCAACTATCTGCCCGGTCCGGACGATATCTACATCTCCCCCTCCCAGATCCGCCGCTTCTCTCTGAAGACCGGCGATACGGTCGAGGGTCCGATCCGCGGTCCGAAGGAAGGCGAACGCTATTTCGCGCTTCTCAAGGTCAACACAATCAATTTCGACGATCCCGAAAAGATCCGTCATAAAGTTCACTTCGATAACCTGACGCCGCTCTATCCGAACGAGCGTTTCAAGATGGAACTGGATGTTCCAACCTCTAAGGATCTTTCGCCCCGGGTAATTGATCTCGTGGCGCCTCTCGGCAAGGGCCAGCGCGGTCTGATTGTTGCCCCGCCACGTACAGGTAAAACGGTTCTCCTGCAGAACATCGCTCACTCGATCACCGCCAACCATCCTGAATGCTATCTGATCGTTCTGCTGATCGATGAACGTCCGGAAGAAGTCACGGACATGCAGCGTTCGGTCCGCGGCGAAGTCATTTCTTCCACATTCGATGAGCCGGCGGTCCGGCACGTCCAGGTCGCCGAAATGGTGATCGAAAAGGCCAAGCGTCTCGTGGAACATGGCCGCGACGTTGTCATCCTGCTCGACTCCATCACCCGCCTTGGCCGCGCCTACAATACCGTCGTTCCTTCATCCGGCAAGGTTCTTACCGGTGGTGTTGACGCCAACGCGCTCCAGCGCCCTAAGCGCTTCTTCGGTGCTGCACGCAACATTGAAGAGGGTGGTTCGCTGACCATCATTGCAACGGCTCTCATCGACACGGGCAGCCGTATGGACGAAGTCATCTTCGAAGAGTTCAAGGGCACGGGTAACTCTGAAATCGTTCTCGATCGTAAGGTCGCCGACAAGCGTATCTTCCCGGCCATGGATATTCTTAAGTCGGGCACGCGTAAGGAAGACCTGCTCGTTCCGCGCCAGGATCTGCAGAAGATCTTCGTTCTGCGCCGTATCCTTGCACCGATGGGAACGACCGATGCGATTGAATTCCTCATCGACAAGCTGAAACAGACGAAGAATAATGGTGACTTCTTCGACTCGATGAATACCTGA
- the hemJ gene encoding protoporphyrinogen oxidase HemJ: MDKQTDQKPGAYARRRAHFALAFFALLAVGLFVWNPDNLYLWIKALHIIAVISWMAGLFYMPRLFIYHTDAEPSSVQSETFKVMERRLLKIIMNPAMMLTWILGLYLAWSVYGFHGGWLHAKIGLVVLLTIVHVFFSRAVRAFERDENRRSARYWRFMNEAPTALMILIVILVVVKPF, translated from the coding sequence ATGGACAAACAGACGGATCAAAAGCCGGGTGCCTATGCCCGCCGGCGTGCTCATTTTGCTCTTGCCTTTTTCGCTCTTCTGGCTGTCGGGCTCTTCGTCTGGAATCCTGATAATCTTTATCTCTGGATCAAGGCCCTCCACATCATCGCCGTGATCTCGTGGATGGCCGGGCTTTTCTACATGCCCCGCCTTTTCATCTATCACACGGATGCAGAACCTAGTTCGGTTCAATCCGAGACCTTCAAGGTGATGGAGCGGCGGCTGCTCAAGATCATTATGAACCCGGCGATGATGCTGACCTGGATCCTTGGTCTGTATCTCGCCTGGTCGGTCTATGGTTTCCACGGCGGCTGGCTGCATGCGAAGATCGGGTTGGTTGTTCTCCTGACCATCGTCCATGTCTTTTTCAGCAGAGCTGTGCGGGCGTTTGAACGGGATGAAAACCGTCGCTCGGCGCGTTACTGGCGCTTCATGAACGAGGCACCAACGGCACTGATGATCCTCATCGTCATCCTGGTGGTAGTGAAACCTTTTTGA
- a CDS encoding FxsA family protein: protein MRFSMLPVFALLLPLAEIAGFVIVGRAVGLAATLALVMLGFVLGSFLLRRQGISILRRMSAEGRSGTMPGRELLNPAMNVIAALLLIIPGFLSDILAILLLIPQVRNLLWRSIAKRFVVVDPGSRGFSSSSRPDFQSRSGKPGDSKVVDLDEEDYHRQPNEKSPWSGKRLGD, encoded by the coding sequence GCTGCCGGTTTTCGCGCTGCTTCTGCCGCTTGCCGAGATCGCGGGCTTCGTGATTGTCGGCCGCGCAGTAGGACTTGCCGCGACGCTGGCGCTTGTCATGCTGGGCTTTGTCCTCGGCTCGTTCCTCTTGCGCCGGCAAGGTATCAGCATCCTGCGTCGCATGTCGGCCGAAGGGCGCAGTGGTACCATGCCCGGACGGGAATTGCTCAATCCGGCGATGAACGTAATCGCCGCGCTGCTCCTCATCATCCCGGGCTTTCTCTCGGATATACTGGCGATCCTGCTTCTTATCCCGCAGGTTCGAAACCTGCTTTGGCGGTCGATTGCAAAGCGTTTCGTTGTCGTCGACCCCGGCAGCAGGGGCTTCTCCTCATCCTCGCGTCCGGATTTTCAGAGTCGGTCGGGCAAGCCAGGCGATTCAAAGGTGGTCGATCTTGATGAAGAGGACTATCATCGGCAACCGAACGAAAAGTCACCCTGGTCCGGAAAAAGGCTCGGCGACTAG
- the mnmE gene encoding tRNA uridine-5-carboxymethylaminomethyl(34) synthesis GTPase MnmE — protein sequence METWNDTIFALSSGAPPSGVSIVRVSGSQTCLILDALIGGIPSPRTAAYRTIRTRNGFPIDGGLVLFFPGPASFTGEDSAEFQVHGSRAVISALSRELAAFPGTRLAMEGEFSRRAFENGKLDLVEIEGLADLIAAETEMQRRLALEQSSGGLSRLYDSWAERITRSRALIEAELDFPDEDDVPGSVSDQIWVSLAALRREMEDHLSHAEMGEIVRDGFKVVIAGAPNAGKSSLMNWFAQRDVAIVTDIAGTTRDLLHVDINLNGYLVKLYDTAGLRDTADIVEQEGIKRAQLALDNADLVLFLADLGSPSRIDPTDLERASSHVIVGTKRDLYPSTASYALQISTATGEGLPELRNFVSSFIEQKFEGLSLSVPTRERHKDSLSKCLIALSAAIDQAEQSLEIRAESLRLAGDNLGRITGRVDVEDLLDVIFSEFCIGK from the coding sequence ATGGAAACGTGGAACGACACTATATTTGCTCTCTCGAGTGGCGCCCCGCCATCAGGTGTGTCGATTGTTCGTGTTAGTGGTTCACAGACCTGTCTGATCTTAGATGCACTAATTGGTGGGATTCCATCACCGCGAACCGCTGCCTACCGAACGATTCGGACTCGGAACGGTTTTCCGATCGATGGAGGGCTGGTTCTTTTCTTTCCCGGTCCGGCTTCCTTTACCGGCGAAGATTCTGCCGAATTCCAGGTCCACGGTTCGAGAGCGGTCATATCAGCCCTCTCGAGAGAACTGGCAGCGTTTCCCGGAACGAGACTTGCAATGGAAGGCGAGTTCAGCCGTCGCGCTTTTGAAAACGGCAAACTTGATCTCGTTGAAATCGAGGGATTAGCGGATCTTATCGCAGCTGAGACGGAAATGCAGCGCCGCCTGGCGCTCGAGCAGAGCTCGGGCGGTCTGTCGCGCCTGTATGATTCGTGGGCGGAACGAATAACGCGCTCTCGTGCTTTGATCGAGGCTGAACTGGATTTTCCGGATGAAGACGACGTTCCCGGCTCTGTCTCAGATCAGATCTGGGTGTCGCTGGCGGCACTTCGGCGGGAAATGGAAGATCATCTTTCCCATGCTGAAATGGGGGAGATTGTCCGCGATGGCTTTAAAGTCGTTATTGCCGGGGCGCCCAATGCTGGTAAGTCCAGCTTGATGAACTGGTTTGCGCAAAGGGACGTGGCAATCGTTACCGATATCGCCGGCACGACGCGCGACCTACTTCATGTCGATATCAATCTAAATGGCTATCTGGTCAAGCTCTATGACACAGCGGGTCTGCGAGACACAGCCGATATCGTGGAGCAGGAAGGTATCAAGAGAGCGCAACTGGCATTGGATAATGCTGATCTCGTGCTTTTCCTGGCCGACCTGGGGTCGCCTTCACGAATAGATCCTACCGACTTGGAACGCGCTTCGTCGCATGTTATTGTCGGCACAAAGCGAGACCTGTATCCTTCAACTGCGTCATACGCCCTTCAAATTTCAACGGCGACAGGGGAAGGTCTTCCGGAACTTCGGAACTTTGTTTCTTCCTTCATCGAACAGAAATTTGAGGGATTGTCTTTGTCCGTTCCGACACGAGAGCGGCATAAGGATTCGCTGTCGAAATGCCTGATTGCTCTATCAGCGGCAATCGATCAAGCAGAGCAGAGCCTGGAAATCAGGGCGGAATCTCTAAGGCTCGCCGGTGATAATCTTGGGCGCATTACTGGACGGGTCGACGTTGAAGATCTTCTTGACGTCATCTTTTCGGAGTTTTGTATCGGAAAATGA
- a CDS encoding shikimate dehydrogenase — translation MDDSRETHRPKAFVTGFPVKHSRSPLIHGYWLKMLDLPGSYQAHEVAPEGFADFIVSLRNGSAGFVGGNVTIPHKEMAFKLADQPDELSEELGASNTLWLEDGKLLATNTDGRGFTANLDERHPGWDRHDRVVVFGAGGASRAVIQAVRDRGFKEIHVVNRTVERAQELADRFGPKVHAHPTAALAEVLTRAGLFINTTSLGMDGEAAPAIDFSPMLSDAVVTDIVYVPLKTPILAQAEEQGFAIVDGLGMLLHQAVPGFEKWFGRRPVVDETLRALIIADMEKH, via the coding sequence ATGGATGATTCACGTGAAACACATAGGCCGAAAGCGTTTGTCACGGGCTTTCCCGTCAAACATTCGCGCTCACCATTGATCCACGGCTACTGGCTGAAGATGCTCGATCTGCCTGGCAGCTATCAAGCGCACGAGGTCGCCCCCGAAGGTTTTGCAGATTTCATCGTCTCGTTAAGGAACGGCAGTGCCGGTTTCGTTGGCGGTAATGTCACGATTCCGCATAAGGAGATGGCGTTCAAACTGGCCGACCAACCGGACGAACTTTCGGAAGAACTCGGCGCATCGAATACGCTATGGCTAGAGGATGGAAAACTTCTTGCGACCAACACGGACGGCCGCGGCTTTACCGCCAATCTCGATGAACGCCACCCCGGATGGGACCGGCATGACCGGGTCGTCGTCTTCGGTGCCGGCGGTGCAAGTCGCGCTGTCATTCAGGCGGTCCGCGACCGCGGCTTCAAAGAAATCCACGTCGTCAACCGTACAGTCGAGCGCGCGCAGGAACTGGCCGACCGCTTCGGCCCAAAGGTCCATGCGCATCCGACCGCAGCACTCGCCGAAGTATTGACCAGAGCAGGGCTGTTCATCAATACCACCTCTCTCGGCATGGACGGGGAGGCGGCACCCGCTATCGATTTCTCACCGATGCTTTCCGACGCGGTCGTTACCGATATCGTCTACGTGCCCTTGAAAACACCGATCCTCGCCCAGGCGGAAGAACAGGGATTTGCGATCGTCGATGGCCTCGGTATGCTCTTGCATCAGGCGGTACCGGGATTTGAAAAGTGGTTCGGCAGACGGCCTGTCGTCGATGAAACACTGCGAGCCCTCATCATCGCGGACATGGAAAAACACTGA
- a CDS encoding Maf-like protein codes for MTPKLVLASSSPFRRMLMENAGLAFEAHAAHIDERAIEAPLEKSGATPDQVALVLAEAKADEVSRRFCGALVIGSDQTMSLAAQVFHKPKDMAEAANHLSVLGGRTHRLNSAIAIVRDGEVLWQHVAHAELTMRPLTDDFIARHLKRVGPKALASVGAYQLEGEGIQLFEKIDGDYFTILGLPMLPLLTKLRELDAIDG; via the coding sequence ATGACACCAAAGCTCGTTCTCGCATCATCAAGCCCGTTCCGGCGGATGCTGATGGAAAATGCCGGCCTGGCCTTTGAAGCGCATGCCGCGCACATCGACGAACGGGCAATCGAGGCGCCTCTGGAAAAATCGGGCGCCACGCCCGATCAGGTGGCGCTTGTTCTTGCCGAAGCGAAGGCGGATGAGGTCAGCCGGCGCTTTTGTGGTGCGCTCGTCATCGGCTCGGACCAGACGATGTCGCTCGCCGCTCAGGTTTTTCACAAGCCGAAGGACATGGCAGAGGCAGCCAATCATCTGAGCGTGCTTGGCGGTAGAACACACCGGTTAAACAGCGCGATTGCGATTGTCAGAGATGGTGAAGTTTTATGGCAGCATGTGGCGCATGCGGAACTGACGATGCGTCCGCTGACCGATGATTTTATTGCGCGTCATCTAAAGCGCGTGGGACCAAAGGCTCTGGCAAGCGTCGGCGCCTATCAGCTTGAAGGGGAGGGGATCCAGCTGTTCGAGAAGATCGATGGAGATTATTTCACGATCCTCGGTCTGCCGATGTTGCCTCTCCTTACAAAACTCCGGGAACTGGATGCGATCGATGGATGA
- the dnaQ gene encoding DNA polymerase III subunit epsilon: MREIIFDTETTGLDNRMDRIIEIGGIELFNHFPTGRTLHLFVNPGDQKVHPDALAVHGITDEFLKDKPPFADVVDKILEFFGDGKWIAHNATFDMGFVNAELARLGQPPILPDRVIDTLSLARRKHPMGPNSLDALCRRYGIDNSHRTKHGALLDSELLAEVYIEMIGGRQAALGLGVAGSGSQNKDNAEVEEVVVAAIMERPRTLAPRLSEAEAEAHNALIAKLGQKAVWSKYDQLN, encoded by the coding sequence ATGCGTGAGATCATTTTCGATACGGAAACCACCGGCCTCGACAACCGCATGGATCGCATCATCGAAATCGGCGGCATCGAACTCTTCAATCATTTTCCGACAGGAAGGACGCTTCACCTTTTCGTCAATCCGGGTGATCAGAAGGTTCACCCGGACGCGCTCGCCGTCCACGGCATCACCGACGAGTTTCTGAAGGACAAGCCGCCCTTTGCCGATGTCGTCGATAAGATTCTGGAATTCTTCGGCGACGGCAAGTGGATCGCCCACAACGCCACTTTCGACATGGGCTTCGTGAATGCCGAGCTTGCCAGGCTTGGCCAGCCGCCGATCCTGCCGGATCGCGTGATCGACACGCTCTCGCTTGCCCGCCGAAAGCATCCGATGGGACCGAATTCGCTCGACGCTCTCTGCCGCCGTTACGGCATCGACAACTCGCACCGTACCAAACACGGCGCTCTTCTCGACTCCGAACTTCTTGCCGAAGTCTATATCGAGATGATTGGCGGCCGGCAGGCCGCACTGGGGCTCGGCGTCGCAGGATCTGGGAGCCAGAACAAGGATAATGCCGAGGTGGAAGAAGTCGTGGTCGCTGCCATCATGGAGAGGCCGCGGACGCTGGCGCCGCGATTGAGCGAAGCGGAAGCCGAGGCTCATAACGCCCTGATCGCCAAACTCGGTCAAAAGGCCGTCTGGTCGAAATACGATCAGCTCAATTAA
- the coaE gene encoding dephospho-CoA kinase (Dephospho-CoA kinase (CoaE) performs the final step in coenzyme A biosynthesis.) encodes MLKIGLTGSIGMGKSTAAKLFAEAGVAVNDSDAVVHDLYAGEAAPLVDAAFPGTMKNGVIDRQELGRQLARDPAGFKRLEKIVHPLVRKRENEFLARQKKVGTDMVVLDIPLLFETGAEQRVDVIVVVSADPQIQRERVLARPNMTEEKFNMILSRQMSDEKKRRRADYIVDSSHAIETTREQVADIVADLKKRIAKKEVPHA; translated from the coding sequence ATGCTGAAGATCGGCCTTACCGGCTCTATCGGAATGGGCAAGTCGACGGCGGCGAAGCTCTTCGCTGAAGCCGGTGTCGCGGTCAACGATTCAGATGCTGTGGTGCATGATCTCTATGCGGGCGAGGCGGCACCTCTGGTCGATGCGGCTTTCCCCGGCACGATGAAAAACGGTGTTATCGACCGTCAGGAACTTGGTCGGCAACTCGCTCGAGATCCAGCTGGCTTCAAGCGGCTAGAAAAGATTGTTCATCCCCTGGTGCGCAAGCGGGAGAATGAATTTCTGGCACGGCAGAAAAAAGTAGGGACAGATATGGTGGTGCTCGACATCCCCCTGCTTTTCGAAACCGGCGCCGAGCAAAGAGTGGATGTCATTGTCGTTGTCAGCGCCGATCCACAGATTCAGCGGGAGAGGGTGCTTGCGCGCCCGAACATGACGGAAGAAAAATTCAATATGATTCTCTCCCGCCAGATGTCGGATGAGAAGAAACGCCGTCGGGCCGACTACATCGTGGATAGCAGCCACGCCATAGAGACGACGAGAGAACAGGTGGCAGATATCGTCGCCGACTTGAAGAAGCGGATAGCGAAGAAAGAAGTCCCACATGCGTGA